The following are encoded in a window of Bradyrhizobium guangdongense genomic DNA:
- the malQ gene encoding 4-alpha-glucanotransferase: MDLLAQARIKGVQSEFVDALGKLRITAPEALKSILEALPEKRVYRFASGPVVVRALGNPRTELAAVGTAPLQWKITGNGNLIAQGETREPVIAWPAGLPLGYHRLTLTDGAGAREEVPMIVAPERAFGGDFDRGWLLAVQLYSVRSNRNWGIGDFTDLAGLVRLAKQLGADGVGLNPLHVLFDDQPADCSPYSPNSRLFLNPLYIDVEAIPEFSADLVPDAAATAARLREGDRVPYADMAALKWLALRAAFDSFMKSASGVRRTQFDAFRADRGPLLSRFACFEVLRHRFNRPWWEWPAEWQQPDDTKCASLRNGAEKREVEFVEFVQWTADSQLHAAKQLSAELGMRVGLYLDVAVGVQSNGFDAWNEQAAISRHLAVGAPPDVLNTVGQDWGLAGFNAGGLETQSFVPFANMLAASMRHAGAIRLDHVLGLKRLYLVPRGFKPDNGAYVQMPLEALLAAVVRESVAHKCIVIGEDLGTVPEGFRETMQDFGIWSYLVMMFERDDAGHFRNVDHYRPNALVTLNTHDLCTYAGWRSFSDLRMKRSLGLDPGEDDQARWNALGGLDQILRQNGISANDLYSVLTFLSRTPSRLLAVSMEDLLGVIDQPNIPGTIDEHPNWRQRLPVALDKIATKVDLAALKAATRERSLHGGS; encoded by the coding sequence ATGGACCTTTTAGCTCAAGCCCGGATCAAGGGCGTCCAATCCGAATTCGTCGATGCGCTCGGAAAGTTGCGGATCACCGCGCCCGAAGCGCTCAAATCCATCCTCGAGGCCCTGCCGGAGAAGCGGGTCTATCGCTTCGCCAGCGGGCCGGTAGTGGTGCGCGCGCTGGGCAATCCGCGCACCGAGCTTGCGGCCGTCGGCACCGCGCCGTTGCAGTGGAAAATCACAGGTAATGGCAACCTGATTGCACAGGGCGAGACGCGCGAGCCCGTGATCGCCTGGCCCGCCGGCCTGCCACTCGGTTATCACCGGCTGACGCTGACTGATGGCGCGGGCGCGAGGGAAGAGGTGCCGATGATCGTGGCACCCGAACGGGCCTTCGGCGGCGATTTCGACCGCGGCTGGCTGCTCGCCGTGCAGCTCTACAGTGTTCGCTCGAACCGCAATTGGGGCATCGGCGATTTCACCGATCTGGCCGGCCTTGTCAGGCTGGCAAAACAACTGGGCGCCGATGGCGTCGGGCTCAATCCGCTGCATGTCCTGTTCGACGATCAGCCGGCCGATTGCAGTCCTTATTCGCCGAACAGCCGGCTGTTTCTCAATCCGCTCTACATCGACGTCGAGGCCATCCCGGAATTCTCCGCGGACCTCGTCCCGGACGCGGCCGCGACTGCCGCGCGGCTGCGCGAAGGCGATCGGGTCCCCTATGCCGATATGGCCGCGCTGAAATGGCTCGCCTTGCGCGCGGCCTTCGACAGTTTCATGAAAAGCGCGAGCGGCGTCCGCCGCACCCAGTTTGATGCTTTCCGCGCCGACCGAGGACCGCTGCTGTCGCGCTTTGCCTGTTTCGAGGTGCTGCGGCATCGTTTCAACAGACCATGGTGGGAATGGCCGGCGGAATGGCAGCAACCGGACGATACAAAATGCGCAAGCTTGCGCAACGGCGCCGAGAAGCGCGAGGTCGAGTTCGTCGAATTCGTGCAATGGACGGCGGATAGCCAGTTGCACGCGGCCAAGCAGCTCTCGGCCGAGCTCGGCATGCGCGTCGGGCTTTATCTCGACGTCGCCGTCGGCGTGCAATCCAACGGCTTCGATGCCTGGAACGAGCAGGCGGCGATCTCGCGGCATCTCGCGGTCGGCGCACCGCCGGACGTGCTCAACACCGTCGGGCAGGATTGGGGCTTGGCCGGCTTCAACGCAGGCGGCCTGGAGACGCAATCCTTCGTGCCGTTCGCGAACATGCTGGCCGCCTCGATGCGCCATGCCGGCGCCATCAGGCTCGATCACGTGCTCGGCTTGAAGCGGCTTTATCTGGTGCCGCGCGGCTTCAAGCCCGATAACGGCGCCTATGTGCAGATGCCGCTCGAGGCGCTGCTCGCCGCGGTCGTCCGCGAGAGCGTCGCGCACAAATGCATCGTGATCGGCGAGGACCTCGGCACGGTTCCGGAGGGCTTTCGCGAGACCATGCAGGATTTCGGTATCTGGTCGTACCTCGTCATGATGTTCGAGCGCGACGATGCCGGCCATTTCCGCAATGTCGATCATTACCGGCCGAACGCGCTTGTCACTTTGAACACGCACGATCTCTGCACCTATGCGGGCTGGCGCTCGTTCAGCGATCTCAGGATGAAGCGTTCGCTCGGGCTCGATCCCGGCGAGGACGATCAGGCCCGCTGGAATGCGCTCGGCGGGCTCGACCAGATCTTGCGCCAGAACGGCATCAGCGCCAACGATCTCTATTCGGTGCTCACCTTCCTGTCGCGCACGCCGTCGCGGCTGCTCGCGGTCTCGATGGAGGATCTGCTCGGGGTGATCGACCAGCCCAACATTCCCGGCACCATCGACGAGCATCCGAACTGGCGTCAGCGGCTTCCCGTCGCGCTCGACAAGATTGCGACCAAGGTCGATCTCGCGGCTTTGAAGGCCGCGACGCGGGAACGTTCGCTGCACGGCGGGAGTTGA
- a CDS encoding maltotransferase domain-containing protein has protein sequence MNKTIQTVESAAAGSAFLIEDVYPSIDGGRFAVKRIAGDPVEVWADIYRDGDATISATLVWRGEQEREWRRETMIHHGNDRWSGAFVPAEAGQYVYAIEAWTDEFATWRHGLERKQLAGGDVTLDAIEGAGLLTKAHGARQDAAAVIARQCEDYLGSGDVAPLLATELSEAMAESQARPDLTRSANFPVVIDRDRARFGAWYQMMPRSQSAVAGQHGTLRDCIARVPDIAAMGFDVLYFTPIHPIGRTRRKGRNNAPVATEGEPGSPYAIGAAEGGHDALHPELGTIEDFRALVATCLEYGLELALDFAVQCSPDHRWLTQHPEWFKWRPDRSVRTADGPYSDIVIPDFASVDRIGLWNAFRDAMLFWIDHGVTIFAIDNHDTAPLPFWEWLIRDIRSRHPEVILFSKTFARPKLMKGLAKLGFSQSFSYFPWRTGKWELEQYLGEMTRYPERDFYRPHLFVNTADLLPYHLQSGEAWMFKSRVALAAMLSGNYGLYSGFELLEHAAVPGHEEYLDSEKYQIRQRDWDKPGNIKPYIAALNRIRNDNAALQQTVDLRFLGIEDGETIAFVKEAAEPANTVVAAIALSRHVREFWLPLGDVMVDVDGQRRHVTALENLFTGEQSRIEWGGIRLRIDPDRDPALVFRCLA, from the coding sequence GTGAACAAGACAATTCAAACTGTCGAGAGTGCCGCTGCCGGCAGCGCTTTCCTGATCGAAGACGTCTATCCCTCGATCGACGGCGGCCGCTTCGCCGTGAAGCGGATTGCGGGCGATCCGGTCGAAGTGTGGGCGGACATCTATCGCGACGGCGATGCCACCATCAGCGCCACGCTGGTCTGGCGTGGCGAGCAGGAGCGGGAATGGCGACGCGAGACCATGATCCATCACGGCAATGACCGCTGGTCCGGTGCGTTCGTGCCGGCTGAAGCGGGCCAATATGTCTATGCCATCGAAGCCTGGACCGACGAATTCGCCACCTGGCGTCATGGACTCGAACGCAAGCAGCTCGCCGGCGGCGATGTCACGCTCGATGCGATCGAGGGCGCGGGCCTGCTGACCAAGGCGCATGGCGCGCGACAGGACGCGGCGGCCGTGATCGCGAGGCAATGCGAGGACTATCTCGGCAGCGGCGATGTCGCCCCGCTGCTTGCGACTGAACTCAGCGAGGCCATGGCCGAGAGCCAGGCCCGCCCCGATCTGACGCGTTCTGCGAATTTCCCTGTTGTCATCGACCGCGACAGAGCGCGCTTCGGCGCCTGGTATCAGATGATGCCGCGCAGCCAGAGCGCGGTCGCGGGCCAGCACGGCACCCTCCGCGACTGCATCGCGCGCGTGCCCGATATCGCGGCGATGGGCTTTGACGTCTTGTATTTCACGCCGATCCACCCGATCGGCCGCACCAGGCGCAAGGGCCGCAACAATGCACCTGTTGCGACCGAAGGCGAGCCGGGCTCGCCTTACGCCATCGGCGCGGCCGAAGGCGGCCACGATGCGCTGCATCCCGAACTCGGCACCATCGAGGATTTTCGGGCGCTGGTCGCGACCTGTCTCGAATACGGCCTCGAGCTCGCGCTGGACTTCGCCGTGCAATGCTCGCCGGATCATCGCTGGCTGACGCAACATCCGGAATGGTTCAAATGGCGGCCAGACCGTTCGGTGCGGACGGCGGATGGCCCCTATTCGGACATCGTCATCCCCGATTTCGCCTCCGTCGACCGCATCGGGCTGTGGAACGCGTTTCGCGATGCCATGCTGTTCTGGATCGATCATGGCGTCACCATCTTCGCGATCGACAATCACGACACCGCGCCGCTGCCGTTCTGGGAGTGGCTGATCCGCGACATCCGCTCGCGGCATCCCGAGGTGATCCTGTTCTCCAAGACGTTTGCGCGGCCGAAGCTGATGAAGGGCCTCGCCAAGCTCGGCTTCTCGCAATCCTTCAGCTATTTCCCCTGGCGCACCGGCAAGTGGGAGCTTGAGCAGTATCTCGGCGAAATGACCCGCTATCCGGAGCGCGACTTCTATCGCCCGCACCTGTTCGTCAATACCGCGGACCTGCTGCCCTATCATCTCCAGAGCGGCGAAGCCTGGATGTTTAAGTCGCGCGTCGCGCTGGCGGCCATGCTATCAGGCAATTACGGCCTCTACAGCGGTTTCGAGCTGCTGGAGCACGCGGCCGTGCCGGGCCACGAAGAATATCTGGATTCCGAGAAGTACCAGATCCGCCAGCGCGACTGGGACAAGCCCGGCAACATCAAGCCCTACATCGCGGCGCTCAACCGCATCCGCAACGACAACGCAGCCCTGCAGCAGACCGTCGATCTGCGGTTCCTCGGCATCGAGGACGGCGAGACCATCGCCTTCGTGAAGGAGGCAGCCGAACCAGCCAACACGGTCGTCGCAGCCATCGCGCTCTCGCGCCATGTGCGCGAATTCTGGCTGCCGCTCGGTGATGTCATGGTTGACGTCGATGGGCAGCGACGCCATGTGACGGCACTTGAGAATCTCTTCACCGGCGAACAGTCCCGCATCGAATGGGGCGGGATCAGGTTGCGTATCGATCCCGACCGCGATCCGGCGCTCGTATTCCGCTGCCTGGCGTAA